A single Anopheles funestus chromosome 2RL, idAnoFuneDA-416_04, whole genome shotgun sequence DNA region contains:
- the LOC125765866 gene encoding neurofilament medium polypeptide-like: MSETNADPTPTVENDNPVKEVEQQATETATPTKRTPKRKVSSFTKESEELLKTFGVSLDMEDGRRRTRSSARGGTPTTAPVTPPAKRARGASTPKAAAEESNSPNAAATTPKKRGSQGERKRLLVLIDPALPKEYTDSVKDSTAENDEMDSSESSATTTGTVVEKEVAEKTQEATKSKDTEDVHESVKETDLKEEEKVKNDVMTDEKQDVMDTEDGTASVTAPEQDVVANDTEPAKEQLNDKEEEQTKPDNVQSKECLEENKPEEAMDVDAEQEKLDKVPAESQTNESKSDDTKKVELVEAVCESNGNTTNTTPKKSAEPEAVVKPDAVEKICLENDKQQAATIKPDSTVVEEPAKPTTEETPLEAKVDESNNSTIQEEKDTTPVNNVPDTKEAEKAVTPIEVETKIVASEATPTTIEPSPTPTE; the protein is encoded by the exons ATGTCGGAAACCAACGCGGATCCAACACCAACAGTTGAAAACGACAATCCGGTTAAGGAGGTTGAGCAGCAGGCTACAGAAACGGCTACGCCG ACGAAGCGAACACCTAAACGGAAAGTAAGCTCATTTACAAAAGAAAGCGAGGAGCTGTTGAAAACGTTTGGCGTTTCGCTGGACATGGAAGATGGACGTCGGCGCACTCGTTCAAGCGCACGTGGTGGTACACCGACAACCGCACCCGTTACCCCACCGGCAAAGCGGGCTCGAGGTGCGTCCACACCGAAGGCGGCGGCCGAAGAATCGAACTCTCCGAACGCTGCCGCTACCACACCGAAGAAACGTGGGTCGCAAGGTGAACGCAAACGGCTGCTGGTTCTGATAGATCCGGCATTACCCAAAGAATATACCGATAGTGTGAAGGATTCGACGGCcgaaaatgatgaaatggaTTCCTCGGAgtcatcagcaacaacaactggTACCGTCGTTGAAAAGGAGGTTGCGGAAAAAACGCAGGAAGCGACAAAATCAAAGGACACAGAAGACGTGCATGAAAGCGTGAAAGAAACCGACCTAAAGGAGGAAGAAAAGGTTAAAAACGACGTAATGACTGACGAGAAACAGGACGTAATGGACACTGAAGATGGTACGGCCAGTGTAACAGCACCGGAGCAAGATGTTGTAGCAAATGATACAGAACCAGCTAAAGAACAATTGAACGACAAGGAAGAGGAACAGACAAAACCAGATAACGTACAAAGTAAGGAATgtttggaagaaaacaaaccggAAGAAGCCATGGATGTAGATGCAGAGCAGGAAAAGCTAGACAAAGTTCCAGCGGAaagtcaaacaaatgaaagtaAATCCGACGATACTAAGAAGGTAGAATTAGTCGAAGCAGTTTGTGAGAGCAATGGAAACACTACCAACACTACGCCGAAAAAATCTGCTGAGCCAGAAGCCGTGGTTAAGCCGGATGCGGTGGAGAAGATTTGTCTAGAGAACGACAAGCAACAAGCTGCTACTATCAAACCCGATTCAACCGTTGTCGAAGAACCAGCTAAACCGACTACAGAGGAAACTCCGCTGGAAGCGAAAGTGGatgaaagcaacaacagcacaatTCAGGAGGAGAAAGATACGACACCGGTGAACAATGTGCCGGATACTAAGGAAGCGGAAAAAGCAGTAACCCCTATTGAGG TTGAAACTAAAATCGTTGCAAGCGAAGCAACACCGACCACTATAGAGCCgtcaccaacaccaacagaATAA